Part of the bacterium genome, TAGTGGCAGCGGACCGTGAATCCTTTTTTGCCGGGGCCAATCTCGATTTCGCCGCCGATGGCCCTGGCCCGATATTCCATGATGTGAAGGCCGAGGCCGGAGCTTCGCGACTTGGGATCGCCGCCGGTGCCGTCGTCTCGGATTTCCAGGCAGTTTCGGCCAGTCCCCGAAATCCTGAAGGCGACTTCGATGCGCCGTGCCCGCCCGTGCCGGATGGCGTTGGTCACGGCCTCTTGAACGATCCGATAGAGGTGGATAGCGACTTCGGGATCGTAGGACTGGCTGCCTTCCGGTAGGCCGATCCGAAGCTCGGCGCCCAGGAGCGTACGAACTTGCTCGGACATGTCGCGCAATGCGTCGAGGAAATCCATCTTGGTCAAGGCGACCGGAAAAAGCGATTGGGAGAGCTTGCGAGTTGCGCTGATGGCCTGGTCGATTTCCCGCGCCACTTCCTGGGCCGTGTAGAATTCCGGCAAATCTTTCTTCTGGAGCTTTCGGCCAAGGAGCATCGACTTCAGCGAAATCCCCAGCAGCATTTGGGTCAGGCTGTCGTGGAGATCCCGGCCGATCCTGGATCTTTCCCATTCGCTGATCTTGACGATCTCGGCTTCGAGGTGACTCTGCTTTTTCTTGAGGGCTTCCTCGCGGGACTTTTGCTCGGTGACATCGATCAAGGAGCCGGTATAGCCGAGAAAGGTTCCAGCCGGATTGAAGCGCGGCGCAGCGATTTGTAGCATCCAGGCCCATTTCCCATTCTTGAGCCGGGCACGGAATTCGTCGCGTTGAGTCGGCCGGGAGCACAGGCGTATCATGGTGGTTTTCAGGATTCCGTCGAGGTCCTCGGGATGAACGAAGTCCAGCCACTGCTCGCCCGATAACTCCTCGAAGGAGCGGCCGAGGAAATCGAGGCCGGCCTTATTGCCGTAGATGCATTGGTTGTTTTGGTCGTTGGCCCAAAATATAAGAGGGGAAGCGTCGAGGACCTTGGCGTACTCTTCCTCGATATTTGGCATGTTGTTCATTTCCACCCCCCGGAACCCTTGGAGCGAAAGAATAAACAAACGATTTTCGAGTGCCAAGGCCTATTCTAAGGGGCAGCCGGCCGAGCCTCGGCCTGG contains:
- a CDS encoding PAS domain-containing sensor histidine kinase, with product MNNMPNIEEEYAKVLDASPLIFWANDQNNQCIYGNKAGLDFLGRSFEELSGEQWLDFVHPEDLDGILKTTMIRLCSRPTQRDEFRARLKNGKWAWMLQIAAPRFNPAGTFLGYTGSLIDVTEQKSREEALKKKQSHLEAEIVKISEWERSRIGRDLHDSLTQMLLGISLKSMLLGRKLQKKDLPEFYTAQEVAREIDQAISATRKLSQSLFPVALTKMDFLDALRDMSEQVRTLLGAELRIGLPEGSQSYDPEVAIHLYRIVQEAVTNAIRHGRARRIEVAFRISGTGRNCLEIRDDGTGGDPKSRSSGLGLHIMEYRARAIGGEIEIGPGKKGFTVRCHYPAGGKPDEKA